The following DNA comes from Ardenticatenales bacterium.
AAACGGCTCCACCACAAAACCCAACCCCGCCAGCCGCTCCAACTGCTCTTCCAGCAGCGCCGCCTGTGCCGGTGTCACATGCACCGCCGCCCCCGCCACCAACCCTTGCGCCGCCACCCCATTCTGGCCCCACTCCGCCATAAACTGCTCGTACAAAATACGCTCGTGCGCCGCGTGCTGGTCCAGCAAAAACATCCCCTCCGGCCCTTCCGTCACAATGTAGGCCGCGCCCACCTGCCCCACTACGCGCATAATCGGCAGGCGTTCCCCGCCCAGGTCAGCACTGTTCTCGTCAGGAAAATAAGCCGGCGCATGATCATGCTCCGCATCGTTGCGCGGCAAAAAAGGCGCGGCGGGCGCGGTGCGAGGAAAAGTCAGACTGAGCTGACTGCGCAGGTCGGCGGCCCCCGTTCCCCAATCCTCGTCCCCCTGGCGCGCAAACGAAGGGCGGTCCATCGACCCTTCCCAGCGGAACACCCCCTCCGGGCGCACCTGCGTGAACCCGCGCACGGGCGCATCCGCCACGATTGTCTCCCGCACCGCTCGTTGCACCGCGCCAAAAACGGCGTTCGCCTGGCGGAAACGCACCTCCGTCTTCGCCGGATGCACATTCACGTCCACCATGTCGTAGGGCAGACTAATAAAAACGACGGCAATGGGATAGCGCCCCACGGGCAGCAGCGTGTGGTACGCCTGGATGATGGCGTAAGTGAGCGAACTGTCCTTGATCCAGCGCCCGTTGACGAACAGCGTGATCTGCCCCCGATTGGCGCGGTGCAGGCTGGGCGGTCCCGCAAAACCAGACACAGTGATGGCGTGGCCGGACGGCGGGGTGTCTGGGTTCGCGGAAAAGGGGGAGTCCGTGTCGTCGTCATCTTCGGATGGCATCGCCGGAGTCCCGTGAATTTCCAGCAGGTCGCGCGCCGTTTCCGGGCCATAGACCGCTACCAGCACGTCCCGCAGACTGCCGCTGCCGCTGCTCTGAAAGGTGACGCGCCCATCGTGCGTGAGGCGGAAGCGCACTTGCGGATACGCTAGCGCGTAGCGGGTGACGAACTCGTCAATCAGGCGGCGCTCGCTGGCGATGCTCTTCAGGAACTTGAGGCGGGCGGGAACGTTGTAAAACAGGTTCTCCACGGCGATCACCGTGCCTT
Coding sequences within:
- the mutL gene encoding DNA mismatch repair endonuclease MutL; this translates as MPIRVLSEQLASQIAAGEVVERPASVVKELVENALDAGATTINVDVRAGGRKLIQVADDGAGIPAADMQTAFKRHATSKLQSVEDLNHIRTLGFRGEALAAISAVSQATMVTRAAGEAAGVRLVLEGGHPAGRETVGAPQGTVIAVENLFYNVPARLKFLKSIASERRLIDEFVTRYALAYPQVRFRLTHDGRVTFQSSGSGSLRDVLVAVYGPETARDLLEIHGTPAMPSEDDDDTDSPFSANPDTPPSGHAITVSGFAGPPSLHRANRGQITLFVNGRWIKDSSLTYAIIQAYHTLLPVGRYPIAVVFISLPYDMVDVNVHPAKTEVRFRQANAVFGAVQRAVRETIVADAPVRGFTQVRPEGVFRWEGSMDRPSFARQGDEDWGTGAADLRSQLSLTFPRTAPAAPFLPRNDAEHDHAPAYFPDENSADLGGERLPIMRVVGQVGAAYIVTEGPEGMFLLDQHAAHERILYEQFMAEWGQNGVAAQGLVAGAAVHVTPAQAALLEEQLERLAGLGFVVEPFGPNSFVVRSVPAILAHQDPSKALLAVVDELEEDETRSPLQGQIEARIIRRVCKTAAVKAGQPLSVAEMQAMIQQLELCRNPHTCPHGRPTLIHISLAQLARGFNRT